From a region of the Arachis ipaensis cultivar K30076 chromosome B09, Araip1.1, whole genome shotgun sequence genome:
- the LOC107615669 gene encoding uncharacterized protein LOC107615669: protein MPLYANFLKELINKKRSWHENETIMLTEECRALIQKGLPPKLEDPGSFFLPCTIGRLIINKAMCDLGASINLMPSSLVKKLCIEEVKPIQMSLELVNKSVICPRGVIENLLVKVDKFIFPVDFVVLDSDEDEGDSIILRRPILATARAIIDVEQRELTLRMHDESITLNVFPEI, encoded by the coding sequence atgcctctatatgccaaTTTTCTGAAAGAGCTTAttaacaagaagaggagttggcatGAGAACGAAACCAtaatgctcactgaagaatgcagggcATTAATTCAAAAAGGACTTCCACCCAAACTTGAAGACCCTGGAAGTTTCTTTCTGCCTTGTACCATTGGAAGATTGATCATCAACAAGGCAATGTGTGATttaggggcaagtatcaatctaatgcccTCTTCTTTAGTGAAAAAGCTTTGTATAGAGGAAGTGAAGCCAATACAAATGTCTCTGGAACTGGTGAATAAGTCAGTGATATGTCCCAGGggtgtgattgaaaaccttctagttAAGGTGGACAAATTCATATTCCCTGTAGACTTTGTGGTCTTAGACTCAGATGAGGATGAAGGTGACTCCATTATACTTAGAAGACCAATCTTGGCCACAGCTAGGGCCATTATAGATGTGGAGCAAAGAGAGCTGACCCTCAGAATGCATGATGAAAGCATCACTCTGAATGTATTTCCAGAAATATAG